The window CCCTCTTCGTCTGGATGACCCTGATAACGTCCTTCCTGCTGGTCTTCGCGCTGCCGGTGCTGACCGTGGGCCTTACCCTTCTGCTGTTCGACCGCTTCTTCGGCACGCACTTCTACATTCCCGCGGGAGGCGGCGACCCGCTGCTCTGGCAGCACCTGTTCTGGATATTCGGACATCCGGAGGTTTACATCCTCATCCTGCCCGCAATGGGCATGGTCTCCGAGGTGCTTCCCACCTTTTCGCGCAAGCCTCTGTTCGGATACCCGTTCGTCGTCTACTCCGGCATACTCATCGCGTTCCTGGGGTTCGGCGTATGGGCGCACCATATGTTCGCAGTAGGCATGGGCCCCGTGGCTGACGCCGTTTTCGCCACCACAACCATGCTCATCGCCGTCCCGACGGGCGTAAAGATATTCAACTGGATAGGCACCATGTGGGGAGGCGCATTAGACTTCAAGTCGCCCCTCTGCTTCGCCGTCGGCTTCATCGGCATGTTCATCATAGGAGGGATAAGCGGCGTCATGCACGCCTCCGTACCCCTGGACTTGCAGCAGACCGACACCTACTTCGTCGTCGCTCATCTGCATTATGTCCTGTTCGGCGGGGCCGTCTTCGGCCTGTTCGCCGGCATCTATTACTGGTTCCCCAAGATCACCGGCCGCATGCTCAACGACGCGTGGGGCAAAGTCCACTTCTGGATCATGTTCGTCGGCGCCAACCTGGCCTTCTTCCCCATGCACCTTCTGGGCCTGGACGGCATGCCGCGCCGCATCTACTCCTACGATCCAAGCATGGGCTGGAACCTGTGGAACCTGGTCTCAACCGTGGGCGCGTTCACCATCGCCCTCTCCGTGCTCATATTCGTCATCAACGCCATCACCGCTCTCCGGCGAGGGGCGCGCGCACCCAACGACCCGTGGGACGCTCAGACGCTCGAATGGTCAATTTCTTCGCCGCCGCCGGTCTATAACTTCGCCACGATTCCCGTTGTCCACAGTCGGCGCCCGTTCTGGGATGAGAAATACCCGGACGCGGCGCACGGGAAGGCCGCGCACGCGGAGCCGGAGCACCACGGCGCTATCCATATGCCCAACCCGTCCTATTTCCCCATCGTCATCGCCCTGGGCATTCTGGTGGCCGTGTCCGGCCTGATGATTCACCCCGCGGTCAGCATCCTTGGCGCCATAATCATGCTCATTGGAGTCTACGGCTGGTCGTTTGAGCCCGCCGCCTGAACACACGTCTTACAGATACGGATAGATACAGGAGGACACGGAGTTGGCAGCGTCCGCTACCGGCCACTCGATGGAACACCCGACGAGCACAGGCGTCAACCACAGGAAGCTCCTCATGTGGACGTTCCTGGGGTCGGAGTGCCTGTTCTTCGGCTCGCTGATCTCGACCTACCTGGTCAACAAGGGCAAGAGCCTAGTGGGGCCGTATCCCCACGAGCTGTTCGACATCCCGTTTACCTCCGTGAGCACCTTCGCCCTGCTCATGAGCAGCCTGATGATGGTGCTGGCGTACGCCGCCATCCAGAAGGGCAACCAGCGGGGTGTCCGTACTTGGCTTCTCGCGACAGCCTTCATGGGCCTCGTCTTCCTTGGAGGCCAGTTCTTCGAGTTCGCCTCATTCGTCCGCGAGGGCCTGACGCTTCAGACAAATCTCTTCGGCGCTTCTTTCTTCTTGCTGACAGGCTTCCACGGCGTCCACGTGACCATTGGCGTCATCTGGCTGCTTTCCCTGTGGGTAGTCGCAATACGCGGCGGGTTGACCAGGGAGAAGAGCCTGAACGTGGACCTGGCCGCTCTGTACTGGCACTTTGTGGACGTTGTCTGGATCATCATCTTCACAGTGGTCTATCTGATTCCGTAGAATATATTGAGGCGGATGGCTGGAGGGGCGCCGCCTCCTTCAGGAGATAGCTATGGAAAGCAAGGCGCAAGGACTCCCCGCTCATACCGACACATCGGAGCACAAGCACCCCGGCCCGGGCAAATACATCCTGGTGGGGGCGGCGCTGGTCATGCTCACGGTCACGGAAGTGGCCGTGTATTACATCGCGTCGCTGCGGGGCGTCCTGGTCCCGCTGCTCCTGGCGCTCTCCGCGACCAAGTTCTCCCTTGTCGTTCTCTTCTACATGCACCTCAAGTTCGACAGCCGCCTTTTCTCAGGGCTGTTCTTCGGCGGGCTGGCGCTCGCCTGCGTCTTGATGCTCTCGTTGTTGCTCCTCTTCCGAGTCTTCGTCGGCGGCTAGCAGGGCCATAGACGGGGCCTCGGTGCCCCCGCGATAGGCCAAACGGACACGTAGGGGAGAGTGGATGGTAGCGGCGCAAGTGGCGACTCCCGCCGATGTGCTGGGCATCTGGTCCTGGGACCCGGGCGTCCTGATCGGTCTCGTCCTCGCCGCCGTCCTGTACGCCGTCGGGCTGGGGCGCAGCGCCAGAGGCCGCCTCGGCCTTTTCCCGTGGTGGCGTCCCGCCTTCTTCTACGCAGGCCTGCTGGTCATCGCCGTCGCGCTGGTCTCCCCCCTGGACGCGCTGGCGCACGAGCTGTTCTCAGCCCACATGGTCCAGCACGTACTCCTCTCCACGGTGGCTCCGCCGCTGGTCCTTCTGGGCGCGCCCTTCCTGCCGCTCCTCCGCGGGCTGCCCCGCGCGCTCCGCCGGCGCGTCGTTGCGCCCCTGGCTCACAACGCGATGGTGCGGCGCACCCTGACCGCCGTCACGCAGCCCCTGGCGGCGTGGCTGTTGTACACAGGACTCTTCTGGGCGTGGCACGTCCCCGTGCTGTATGACCTGGCGGTGCGGCATACGGCTGTGCACATCCTGCAACACATGGTCTTCTTCGGAACGGTCCTGCTGTTCTGGTGGAACGTCGTGGACCCCATCCCGCTGCGCGCGCACCTGCGCCATCCGGTGCGCATCCTGTACCTTTTCGTCACCACCATCCCCAACTCGGCCCTCTCCGCGTACCTGGCCCTGTCCACCACCCCGTGGTTTGCTTCGTATTTGGACACAACGCGCGTTTGGGGCCTGGCGCCCCTGGAAGACCAGAGCCTGGGCGGCCTCATCATGTGGGTGCCCGGCGGCCTGCTGTACCTGCTGGCCATCTCCGGCGTGTTCTTCAGCATGCCGGAGGCGCGGGACGAGCGCGCGCGGGAGCAGGGCGCCTGACGGACGGCTAAACGACCAGGACGAGGCGGCTACCGTAGCTGGCGAAACGGTGCGGCGCGGGCGCGTGCCAACGGCTCGCGGTTGACCCGCCTTCCGCGAGAAGCTATACTTCCAGTGTAACCGGCAAGCGAGGAGGGTTTGGTCTTGGACTTCTCTCCGGCCATCGCCGGGCAGGGCGAGGAACACTCCGGTCCCCACGAAGCGTGTGGCGTCGTCGGCGTGTACTGTCGTGGGGCGGACGTCGCCCGCATCGCCTACTTTGGGCTGTTTGCCCTCCAACACCGCGGCCAGGAAAGCGCGGGCATCGCCACCGCTGACGGCACGAGCATGTCGGTGCACACCTCCATGGGCCTGGTGGGCCAGGCTTTCACGGAGGACATCCTGTCCCGGCTGAAGGGACATATCGCCATAGGCCACACGCGCTACTCCACCACCGGCTCCAGTCGCGCGTGCAACGCCCAGCCCTTTCTGGTGAACGGCCCGGCAGGCGACATGGCGCTGGCGCACAACGGCAACATCG of the Dehalococcoidia bacterium genome contains:
- the ctaD gene encoding cytochrome c oxidase subunit I; protein product: MTTLAAPMRRPVAYTGVWSWITTVDHKRIGILYGASALFFLLVGGIEALLIRTQLAVPGNTLVSSDTYSQLFTMHGTTMIFLFVMPLSAAFFNFMVPLMIGARDVAFPRLNALSYWVFLFGGLFMNSSFFMGGAPDAGWFGYANLTSNQFSPGARIDFWVLGLQVLGLSSLMAALNFIVTILNLRAPGMSMMRMPLFVWMTLITSFLLVFALPVLTVGLTLLLFDRFFGTHFYIPAGGGDPLLWQHLFWIFGHPEVYILILPAMGMVSEVLPTFSRKPLFGYPFVVYSGILIAFLGFGVWAHHMFAVGMGPVADAVFATTTMLIAVPTGVKIFNWIGTMWGGALDFKSPLCFAVGFIGMFIIGGISGVMHASVPLDLQQTDTYFVVAHLHYVLFGGAVFGLFAGIYYWFPKITGRMLNDAWGKVHFWIMFVGANLAFFPMHLLGLDGMPRRIYSYDPSMGWNLWNLVSTVGAFTIALSVLIFVINAITALRRGARAPNDPWDAQTLEWSISSPPPVYNFATIPVVHSRRPFWDEKYPDAAHGKAAHAEPEHHGAIHMPNPSYFPIVIALGILVAVSGLMIHPAVSILGAIIMLIGVYGWSFEPAA
- a CDS encoding cytochrome c oxidase subunit 3 — protein: MEHPTSTGVNHRKLLMWTFLGSECLFFGSLISTYLVNKGKSLVGPYPHELFDIPFTSVSTFALLMSSLMMVLAYAAIQKGNQRGVRTWLLATAFMGLVFLGGQFFEFASFVREGLTLQTNLFGASFFLLTGFHGVHVTIGVIWLLSLWVVAIRGGLTREKSLNVDLAALYWHFVDVVWIIIFTVVYLIP
- a CDS encoding cytochrome C oxidase subunit IV family protein gives rise to the protein MESKAQGLPAHTDTSEHKHPGPGKYILVGAALVMLTVTEVAVYYIASLRGVLVPLLLALSATKFSLVVLFYMHLKFDSRLFSGLFFGGLALACVLMLSLLLLFRVFVGG
- a CDS encoding cytochrome c oxidase assembly protein, which produces MVAAQVATPADVLGIWSWDPGVLIGLVLAAVLYAVGLGRSARGRLGLFPWWRPAFFYAGLLVIAVALVSPLDALAHELFSAHMVQHVLLSTVAPPLVLLGAPFLPLLRGLPRALRRRVVAPLAHNAMVRRTLTAVTQPLAAWLLYTGLFWAWHVPVLYDLAVRHTAVHILQHMVFFGTVLLFWWNVVDPIPLRAHLRHPVRILYLFVTTIPNSALSAYLALSTTPWFASYLDTTRVWGLAPLEDQSLGGLIMWVPGGLLYLLAISGVFFSMPEARDERAREQGA